A region of Pseudarthrobacter sp. NIBRBAC000502770 DNA encodes the following proteins:
- a CDS encoding HNH endonuclease signature motif containing protein — protein sequence MGKSAVVRAFGEIRAALAVLNAEVDGAGLEPFSAADPLAGVAAGCLDILAGAREVEAGFAGLKARAAVGYAESADVVAGPDVPVRAREMAVAAEIGCVLALGPRAASSFLAASYAVTALLPLTLSALQAGVISWGHAVVMADETACLDAAGAAALEAHFLDPGAADPARGCPVGALPAHRFKAKARTWRERHHAESIEARHAKGVSERRVEFRADQDGMAWLSACLPADQALAGWNRLTATARGLQGPGEGRTLTQLRADTFADAILTNGTGASDTRASGSGSLTEGASGSSTGGVGAVRDRVPSPVRAQVLVTVPVFSLLGLVDEPAVLDGYGPIPPSMARELVASGAGSFYRVLVDPRDGAPLEIGRTSYRVTGPMRAWLRMRDGKCPFPGCSNNSLDNDADHILAWAKGGTTGISNLGQPCPKHHKLRHATGWKPTPATKNEPPGWTSPTGRHYQSEHQDWEPPRWPPGWSSGFFKGERYLSRGQNMTDEEMVPKELRVARERSVLEEALLKHLVS from the coding sequence ATGGGGAAATCGGCGGTGGTGAGGGCGTTTGGGGAGATCCGGGCTGCCCTTGCTGTGCTGAATGCTGAGGTGGACGGGGCTGGTTTGGAGCCGTTTTCTGCGGCTGATCCGTTGGCTGGTGTGGCGGCTGGGTGCCTGGACATTCTGGCCGGTGCCCGGGAGGTGGAGGCCGGGTTCGCTGGCCTGAAGGCCAGGGCTGCGGTTGGGTATGCGGAGAGCGCCGACGTGGTTGCGGGGCCGGATGTGCCGGTGCGTGCGCGGGAGATGGCGGTCGCGGCGGAGATCGGGTGCGTGCTGGCCCTGGGTCCGCGCGCCGCGTCGTCGTTCCTGGCTGCTTCCTATGCGGTGACTGCCTTGTTGCCGCTGACCTTGTCGGCGTTGCAGGCCGGGGTGATCTCCTGGGGCCACGCGGTGGTGATGGCGGACGAGACGGCGTGCCTGGATGCTGCGGGGGCGGCGGCGTTGGAAGCCCATTTCCTGGACCCGGGCGCCGCGGACCCGGCGCGGGGCTGCCCGGTGGGTGCGTTGCCGGCGCACCGGTTCAAGGCCAAGGCCCGGACCTGGCGGGAACGCCACCACGCCGAGAGCATCGAGGCACGCCACGCCAAGGGGGTGTCGGAGCGGCGGGTGGAGTTCCGGGCGGACCAGGACGGGATGGCCTGGCTCTCCGCGTGCCTTCCCGCGGACCAGGCCCTGGCGGGGTGGAACCGGCTCACCGCGACCGCCCGGGGCCTGCAGGGCCCCGGCGAGGGCAGGACCCTGACCCAGCTCCGGGCCGACACCTTCGCCGACGCGATCCTCACCAACGGCACCGGCGCCAGCGACACCCGTGCAAGCGGCAGCGGCAGTTTGACCGAGGGTGCGAGTGGCAGCTCCACCGGGGGTGTGGGTGCTGTCCGGGACCGTGTGCCGTCGCCGGTCCGGGCGCAGGTGCTGGTGACGGTTCCGGTGTTCTCGCTGCTGGGCCTGGTCGATGAGCCGGCGGTGCTGGACGGCTACGGTCCCATTCCGCCGTCCATGGCACGGGAGCTGGTGGCCTCCGGGGCGGGGTCGTTTTACCGGGTGTTGGTGGACCCGCGGGACGGGGCCCCGTTGGAGATCGGCCGGACGAGTTACCGGGTGACAGGTCCGATGCGGGCGTGGTTGCGGATGCGGGACGGGAAGTGTCCGTTCCCGGGGTGCAGCAACAACTCCCTGGACAACGATGCCGATCACATCCTCGCCTGGGCCAAGGGCGGCACCACCGGAATCAGCAACCTGGGACAGCCCTGCCCGAAGCACCACAAACTCCGACACGCCACGGGCTGGAAACCCACCCCCGCCACCAAGAACGAACCACCCGGCTGGACCTCACCCACAGGCCGCCACTACCAAAGCGAACACCAAGACTGGGAACCACCACGATGGCCTCCGGGATGGTCCTCTGGATTTTTTAAAGGTGAAAGGTACCTGTCACGTGGGCAAAACATGACAGACGAAGAAATGGTGCCTAAAGAACTGCGCGTCGCCAGAGAGCGAAGCGTCCTCGAGGAAGCGCTCCTCAAGCACCTTGTCTCTTGA
- the manD gene encoding D-mannonate dehydratase ManD — protein MKIIAADVFVTSPTRNFVTLRITTDDGVTGIGDATLNGRELAVAAYLKEHVAQLLIGKDPHRIEDTWQFLYRSAYWRRGPVTMAAIAAVDMALWDIKGKVAGLPVYQLLGGASRNGLRAYGHASGSDIESLFDSVREHLELGYKSIRIQTAIPGIKAVYGVAAQAQASGERYDYEPAGRGAFPQEEDWDTRAYLRHLPTVFEAVRNEFGPEIPLLHDGHHRMTPIQAAKLGKALEPYDLFWLEDCTPAENQEGLRLVRQHTTTPLAIGEIFNTVFDFQTLIKEQLIDYVRAASTHFGGISPLKKVMDFAAQYQIKSGFHGPTDISPVGFAAQLHVGLAIHNYGIQEYMQHSDKTNEVFEQSMTFVDGYLHPGDKPGIGVEFNEEAAAAYPYQQAYLPYNRLVDGTVHDW, from the coding sequence ATGAAAATCATTGCCGCCGATGTGTTCGTTACCAGCCCCACCCGAAACTTCGTGACCCTCCGGATCACCACGGACGACGGCGTGACGGGCATCGGCGACGCCACCCTGAACGGCCGCGAGCTCGCCGTCGCCGCCTACCTGAAGGAGCACGTCGCGCAGCTGCTCATCGGTAAGGACCCGCACCGGATCGAGGACACCTGGCAGTTCCTGTACCGGAGCGCCTACTGGCGTCGTGGCCCGGTCACCATGGCGGCCATCGCCGCCGTGGACATGGCGCTTTGGGATATCAAGGGCAAGGTTGCCGGGCTTCCCGTGTACCAGCTGCTGGGCGGGGCGTCCCGGAACGGGCTGCGCGCCTATGGCCACGCGTCCGGTTCGGACATCGAGTCGCTGTTCGATTCCGTACGGGAACACCTGGAACTCGGCTACAAATCCATCCGGATCCAGACCGCCATCCCGGGGATCAAAGCCGTCTACGGCGTGGCTGCCCAAGCGCAGGCGTCGGGGGAACGGTATGACTACGAGCCCGCCGGCCGGGGAGCATTCCCGCAGGAAGAGGACTGGGACACCCGCGCCTACCTGCGGCACCTGCCCACGGTCTTCGAGGCTGTCCGTAACGAGTTCGGCCCCGAGATCCCGCTGCTGCATGACGGACACCACCGGATGACGCCCATCCAGGCCGCGAAACTGGGCAAGGCACTGGAGCCCTACGACCTGTTCTGGCTTGAGGACTGCACCCCGGCGGAGAACCAGGAAGGCCTGCGCCTGGTCCGCCAGCACACCACCACACCGCTGGCGATCGGTGAAATCTTCAACACCGTGTTCGACTTCCAGACGCTGATCAAGGAACAGCTGATCGACTACGTCCGGGCCGCGTCCACGCACTTCGGCGGGATCAGCCCCCTGAAGAAGGTCATGGACTTCGCCGCGCAGTACCAGATCAAGTCCGGCTTCCACGGACCCACCGACATCTCCCCGGTGGGGTTCGCGGCGCAGCTGCACGTGGGCCTGGCGATCCACAACTACGGCATCCAGGAATACATGCAGCACTCGGACAAGACCAACGAGGTCTTCGAGCAGTCCATGACCTTCGTGGACGGATACCTGCACCCCGGCGACAAGCCCGGCATCGGCGTCGAATTCAACGAAGAAGCCGCCGCAGCTTACCCCTACCAGCAGGCCTACCTGCCCTACAACCGCCTGGTCGACGGCACGGTGCATGACTGGTGA
- a CDS encoding zinc-dependent alcohol dehydrogenase family protein yields MRAIVLDEIAGPLAVREVGEPEVPVGGVVISVVATGLCRSDWHAWAGHDDIALPHVPGHEFAGVVASVGPGVTKWTAGDRVTAPFVEGCGGCEWCLAGNAQVCPQQQQPGFTHWGSFAEQVVIHAADTNLVAVPDGVSFEAAASLGCRFATAYRALTGRAGLNADEWVTVIGAGGVGLSTVMIAKALGGNVIAVDRNPAALEVAARLGADHVLTAAGSDIPAQVHALTGGGHVSVDAVGSEQTCADALLSLRRRGRHVQIGLLPPVEGHPRVPMARVIAWELDVFGSHGMAAADYPGMLALIESGALEPQKLIERVIGMDEAAEMLPRLDTAKLAGMTMIDPTR; encoded by the coding sequence GTGCGCGCGATTGTCTTGGATGAGATAGCTGGGCCGCTGGCCGTCCGGGAGGTTGGAGAACCTGAGGTGCCGGTGGGCGGCGTCGTCATCAGCGTCGTTGCCACGGGGCTTTGCCGCAGCGACTGGCATGCTTGGGCCGGTCACGACGACATAGCGCTGCCGCACGTCCCGGGACACGAGTTCGCCGGAGTCGTTGCCAGTGTCGGCCCGGGAGTGACGAAGTGGACGGCCGGCGACCGCGTCACCGCGCCCTTCGTGGAAGGATGTGGCGGCTGCGAGTGGTGCCTCGCCGGCAATGCGCAGGTTTGCCCGCAGCAGCAACAGCCAGGCTTTACTCACTGGGGTTCCTTCGCCGAGCAGGTGGTAATCCACGCTGCCGACACCAACCTTGTGGCAGTTCCCGACGGGGTCAGCTTCGAGGCTGCCGCCAGCCTGGGCTGCCGGTTTGCCACCGCTTACCGGGCTCTGACCGGACGGGCCGGCCTCAACGCCGATGAATGGGTTACCGTCATCGGGGCAGGCGGCGTGGGGCTCAGCACCGTCATGATCGCCAAGGCCCTCGGCGGCAATGTGATCGCTGTTGACCGGAACCCGGCCGCCCTTGAGGTGGCTGCGCGCCTCGGCGCGGACCATGTCCTAACTGCAGCCGGTTCAGACATTCCAGCCCAGGTGCACGCACTCACGGGAGGGGGCCATGTCTCAGTCGACGCCGTCGGCAGCGAGCAGACGTGCGCCGACGCACTCCTGAGCCTGCGCCGCCGGGGCCGGCACGTCCAGATCGGGCTCCTGCCGCCGGTGGAAGGCCACCCCCGTGTGCCCATGGCGCGCGTGATCGCCTGGGAACTGGACGTCTTTGGAAGCCACGGGATGGCCGCCGCGGACTATCCCGGAATGCTCGCCTTGATTGAGTCGGGGGCACTTGAACCCCAGAAGTTGATCGAACGCGTCATTGGGATGGACGAAGCTGCCGAAATGCTGCCCCGGCTGGACACCGCGAAGCTCGCGGGCATGACGATGATCGATCCGACGCGCTGA
- a CDS encoding STAS/SEC14 domain-containing protein, translating into MLQLEWNPGVHITYDLAVRAARVLEGLSVGLMLPVLVDLAGVAGLTPEARAGMNAYRGFSAVALVGDGPTGKVVAAFSQRSLTPTAYFTDRSEALHWLSEQAAPTGMPGRATQAEP; encoded by the coding sequence GTGCTGCAGTTGGAGTGGAACCCCGGCGTCCACATAACGTACGACCTTGCGGTACGTGCTGCCCGGGTCCTGGAAGGCCTCAGCGTTGGCCTGATGCTGCCCGTTCTGGTGGATCTCGCGGGAGTTGCCGGGCTGACGCCGGAGGCCAGGGCCGGCATGAACGCCTACCGCGGGTTTTCCGCCGTCGCCCTGGTCGGGGACGGACCCACGGGCAAAGTGGTGGCCGCGTTTTCCCAGCGGTCGCTGACTCCCACGGCCTACTTCACCGACCGGAGCGAGGCATTGCATTGGCTATCGGAGCAGGCCGCCCCAACCGGGATGCCAGGCAGGGCCACGCAGGCAGAGCCTTGA
- a CDS encoding zinc-binding alcohol dehydrogenase, with protein MTNSQTPIHATAYWTTAKEHGELRAEDVPAPGPGEALVRALYSGISKGTEMVVHAGAVPPRVAEEMRAPHQEGQFPGPVKFGYLSVGVVEDGPEGWKGQRVFCLNPHQDLYVVPVESLTRIPDDVPSRRAVLTGTVETAVNALWEAGPRLGDRIAVVGAGLVGGMVATLLRTFPLQRLQLVDLDAGRKQLADALGVDFAHPDEALADCDIVFHCSASQEGLERSLQLVGDEGDVIEMSWYANRVVTVPLGEDFHARRLSIRASQVGAVARARRHRRTNADRLDLAVSLLKDPVFDAFLTGSSRFEDLPGVVQSLADGTLEALCHVVEYPATSPAAHDSETLR; from the coding sequence ATGACAAATTCACAGACTCCGATCCACGCCACCGCATACTGGACCACTGCAAAGGAGCATGGCGAGCTCAGGGCCGAGGACGTGCCCGCCCCGGGACCCGGTGAAGCGCTGGTCCGTGCCCTCTACTCCGGCATCAGCAAGGGCACCGAAATGGTGGTCCATGCCGGGGCAGTGCCACCGCGGGTCGCGGAGGAAATGCGGGCCCCGCACCAGGAAGGCCAGTTTCCCGGGCCCGTGAAATTCGGCTACTTGTCGGTGGGAGTCGTGGAGGACGGGCCCGAAGGGTGGAAGGGCCAGCGCGTGTTTTGCCTGAACCCCCACCAGGACCTCTACGTTGTCCCGGTGGAGTCCCTGACCAGGATTCCCGACGACGTTCCCTCCCGGCGGGCGGTCCTCACGGGAACGGTGGAAACGGCGGTCAACGCCCTGTGGGAAGCCGGGCCAAGGCTGGGGGACAGGATCGCCGTCGTCGGTGCCGGGTTGGTGGGCGGAATGGTGGCCACGCTCCTGCGCACTTTCCCGCTGCAACGCCTGCAGCTTGTGGACCTGGACGCGGGGAGGAAGCAGCTCGCGGACGCCCTCGGGGTGGACTTCGCACACCCCGACGAAGCCCTCGCCGACTGCGACATCGTGTTCCACTGCTCGGCTTCGCAGGAGGGACTGGAACGCAGCCTGCAGCTGGTCGGCGATGAGGGTGACGTGATCGAAATGTCCTGGTACGCCAACCGGGTAGTCACTGTGCCTCTGGGGGAGGACTTCCACGCCCGGCGCCTGTCCATCAGGGCCAGCCAGGTTGGTGCCGTGGCACGCGCCCGGCGCCACCGCCGCACCAATGCCGACCGCCTGGACCTGGCAGTGTCGCTGCTCAAGGACCCCGTCTTCGACGCATTCCTGACAGGTTCGTCCCGGTTCGAAGACCTGCCCGGCGTCGTCCAAAGCCTGGCGGACGGCACCTTGGAAGCCTTGTGCCACGTCGTCGAATACCCCGCCACCAGCCCAGCTGCCCACGACTCCGAAACCTTGAGGTAA
- a CDS encoding 6-carboxytetrahydropterin synthase, producing MFSLTVRRHFMIAHSLPRKAFGPAQGLHGATFVAEVTFRRRALNDDAIVLDIGAAGTIIEEVLADLNYKNLDEHPDFDGKLSTTEALAEYIANKVATRIKDSDDGRELAGLDVTLRENPDAWAAYSLDFTA from the coding sequence ATGTTCAGCCTGACCGTCCGCCGCCACTTCATGATCGCCCACAGCCTTCCGCGTAAAGCCTTCGGACCTGCACAGGGACTCCATGGGGCCACTTTCGTGGCCGAGGTGACCTTCCGCCGCCGCGCCCTGAACGATGATGCGATCGTCCTGGATATCGGTGCCGCCGGAACCATCATCGAGGAAGTACTCGCCGACCTGAACTACAAAAACCTGGACGAGCACCCGGATTTCGACGGCAAGCTCAGCACCACGGAGGCGCTGGCCGAGTACATTGCCAATAAAGTCGCCACCCGGATCAAGGACAGCGACGACGGCCGCGAACTCGCAGGCCTCGACGTCACGCTGCGCGAGAATCCGGACGCGTGGGCCGCCTATTCCCTGGACTTCACCGCCTGA
- a CDS encoding gluconokinase, GntK/IdnK-type, whose protein sequence is MNKIRIVVMGVSGCGKTTIGDLVARELGIPFLDGDSLHPVENVAKMAAGTPLTDEDRWPWLATVGAELAKAGDGGLVLACSALRRSYRDAIREQAPDTIFLHLNGSKEVLKARTEGRTGHFMPPALLDSQLATLEPLQEDERGVVVDIAAPVPDVVAQALKGISAVVPSPKGTHGTASLQFDVDLAAAPFNLDADAIAWVEATLGAMTLEEKIGQLFINHNNDYSPEYLDGVLDTYHVGGMRYRPGPSAAVQEHIRYAQSRSRIPLLVASNPEMGGAGSCDDGTFVSTHLQAGSHPDKNIARQMGQVAGVETAALGCNWAFAPIVDIHYNWRNTVISTRSFGNTPEIVVERAKEYFDGISESPTACAMKHFPGDGIDERDQHVVTSYNTLPYEEWDRTYGHVYREMIGHGVQSIMVGHIGAPEVSRHFRPGLPDAEILPATLSPELLQDLLRGELGFNGLVLTDASQMVGLTQAKKRRDLVPATIAAGCDMFLFFRNPAEDFQYMLDGYKSGVITEQRLHDALRRILGLKASLGLHLKPVDQLVPPAGALAVIGSAAHRSVAAEIADKTVTLVKDTAGNLPITPQTHPRIRLYGISGGSDFTRADPLAYLEVVKEELEVAGFEVSLFRTAEQREAAGETGVNFMSIISEEATGDYAEKYDAAFVFANVKGFAQEAAIRIKWSSPMAAEIPWYVTEVPTVFVSLNQPNHLIDVPMVKTAIHAHAGTREAIRAAVEKIQGKSEFHGTFNENVFCGSFDTRL, encoded by the coding sequence ATGAACAAGATCCGAATCGTCGTGATGGGCGTTTCCGGCTGCGGCAAGACCACCATCGGCGATCTCGTCGCCCGCGAACTGGGCATCCCGTTCCTGGACGGCGATTCCCTCCACCCAGTGGAAAACGTCGCCAAGATGGCGGCCGGTACTCCGCTGACCGACGAGGACCGCTGGCCCTGGCTCGCAACCGTGGGTGCCGAGCTTGCCAAGGCAGGCGACGGCGGACTGGTCCTCGCCTGTTCGGCCCTTCGCCGCAGCTACCGCGATGCCATCAGGGAACAGGCTCCGGACACCATTTTCCTGCACCTGAATGGCAGCAAAGAGGTCTTGAAGGCCCGGACGGAAGGCCGCACCGGACACTTCATGCCTCCCGCGCTGTTGGACTCACAGCTGGCCACCCTGGAACCGCTGCAGGAGGATGAACGCGGGGTCGTTGTGGACATCGCCGCGCCGGTTCCGGACGTGGTGGCCCAGGCACTCAAGGGGATCTCCGCCGTCGTACCTTCCCCCAAGGGAACCCATGGCACTGCTTCCCTGCAGTTCGACGTCGACCTTGCCGCCGCGCCGTTCAATCTCGACGCCGACGCCATCGCCTGGGTGGAGGCCACCCTGGGTGCCATGACGCTCGAGGAAAAGATCGGGCAGCTGTTCATCAACCACAACAACGATTACTCACCCGAGTACCTCGACGGCGTGCTGGATACGTACCACGTGGGCGGCATGCGATACCGTCCGGGACCTTCCGCGGCCGTGCAGGAACACATCCGGTACGCCCAGTCCAGGTCCAGGATTCCGCTGCTGGTTGCGTCCAACCCGGAGATGGGCGGTGCAGGCAGCTGCGACGACGGCACTTTCGTCTCGACGCACCTCCAGGCCGGCTCGCACCCGGACAAGAATATTGCCCGGCAAATGGGGCAGGTGGCCGGGGTGGAGACCGCGGCGTTGGGCTGCAACTGGGCTTTCGCGCCGATCGTGGACATCCACTACAACTGGCGGAACACCGTTATTTCCACGCGTTCTTTCGGCAACACCCCGGAAATCGTGGTGGAACGCGCCAAAGAATACTTCGACGGCATCAGCGAATCACCCACGGCCTGCGCCATGAAGCACTTCCCGGGCGACGGAATCGACGAGCGCGACCAGCACGTGGTCACCTCCTACAACACCCTCCCCTATGAGGAATGGGACCGGACCTACGGGCACGTGTACCGGGAAATGATCGGCCACGGCGTCCAGTCCATCATGGTGGGCCACATTGGAGCGCCGGAAGTTTCGCGGCACTTCCGGCCCGGCCTGCCCGACGCGGAGATCCTGCCGGCCACGCTCTCACCCGAACTGCTGCAGGACCTGCTGCGCGGGGAACTAGGCTTCAACGGGCTGGTCCTCACGGATGCCTCGCAGATGGTGGGCCTCACGCAGGCGAAGAAACGCAGGGACCTGGTGCCTGCCACGATCGCCGCCGGCTGCGACATGTTCCTCTTCTTCCGGAACCCGGCCGAGGACTTCCAGTACATGCTGGACGGCTACAAGTCGGGCGTCATCACCGAGCAGCGGCTGCACGACGCCCTGCGGCGCATACTCGGCCTGAAGGCGTCGCTGGGCCTGCACCTCAAGCCTGTTGACCAGCTGGTGCCGCCGGCCGGGGCGCTTGCCGTCATTGGATCTGCTGCGCACCGTTCGGTGGCTGCGGAGATCGCGGACAAGACCGTGACCCTGGTCAAGGACACCGCGGGAAACCTGCCCATCACTCCGCAGACCCATCCCAGGATCCGCCTGTACGGAATCTCAGGCGGGTCCGATTTCACCCGCGCCGACCCGCTGGCCTACCTGGAGGTGGTCAAGGAGGAACTCGAGGTTGCCGGATTCGAGGTGTCCTTGTTCCGGACGGCTGAACAGCGCGAAGCGGCGGGGGAGACCGGGGTGAACTTCATGTCCATCATCTCCGAAGAGGCTACGGGGGATTACGCGGAGAAGTACGATGCTGCTTTTGTCTTTGCCAACGTCAAGGGCTTCGCGCAGGAGGCAGCCATCCGGATCAAGTGGTCATCGCCAATGGCGGCGGAAATTCCCTGGTACGTCACGGAGGTGCCCACCGTGTTCGTCTCCCTCAATCAGCCGAACCACCTGATCGACGTACCCATGGTCAAGACAGCCATCCACGCGCACGCCGGGACACGGGAAGCGATCCGGGCTGCCGTGGAGAAGATCCAGGGGAAGTCCGAGTTCCACGGGACGTTCAACGAGAACGTGTTCTGCGGGTCCTTCGACACCCGGCTGTAG